One Physeter macrocephalus isolate SW-GA chromosome 19, ASM283717v5, whole genome shotgun sequence genomic window carries:
- the LOC114484429 gene encoding uncharacterized protein, with the protein MKRKFSEAGQRPSPRTVRCTGGRDICRPRAAVGPFPSPAAHALQVALPLTGALPPAASSSSGDPQRPPLTTVPGAGRAESVSTDLADGGVGQGSSRRGEPGRQASGSGFAGPAGQDAGTRCLHRRRARAEAPAHSTSGAVNDSWRAAQGSWGLRLAKRGVEEARPVASPFTLTFKLHNRRPDKDTVSDSTEEVRITPRSPAWASGFTATPATESGARGVWWGGDAPALGTHGFSWRGSSTGLSREEAVGQRSQTGQSSGGAAGAPCPQHVAGKWSLRSQHDGQHRAGRGRPGSSLWGAPHRRAGRGELRARETRGHQASGAPAAAGPLSPSPPWRWAGAASPQRWRILPEALTVLLRATEGRTAKPPPALRGARNERTRSSSPRTLPLGSGPTRTIQDGLISSLSFDSICSNLFPDKLIVSGSGWS; encoded by the exons ATGAAGAGAAAGTTCTCAGAGGCCGGCCAGCGCCCCTCACCCCGCACTGTTCGCTGCACCGGCGGGAGGGACATCTGTCGCCCTCGGGCCGCCGTTGGCCCCTTTCCGTCACCTGCCGCCCACGCGCTGCAGGTCGCCCTGCCTTTGACCGGCGCCCTCCCTCCTGCCGCCTCCAGCTCCTCGGGGGACCCTCAGCGCCCGCCCCTGACGACGGTGCCGGGCGCGGGGCGGGCAGAGAGCGTCTCCACTGACCTGGCCGACGGTGGCGTCGGGCAGGGCAGCTCCCGGCGCGGGGAGCCCGG CCGCCAGGCGTCGGGCTCCGGCTTCGCAGGGCCGGCGGGACAGGACGCCGGCACGCGTTGCCTCCACAGACGGCGTGCAAGGGCAGAGGCCCCAGCTCACTCCACCTCGGGGGCCGTGAACGACTCATGGCGGGCGGCTCAGGGGAGCTGGGGGCTCAGGCTTGCTAAGCGGGGCGTTGAGGAAGCACGGCCAGTGGCCTCCCCGTTCACCCTGACGTTCAAGCTGCACAACCGGCGCCCGG ATAAAGACACCGTGAGCGATTCTACAGAAGAAGTTAGGATCACGCCCAGGTCTCCAGCCTGGGCTTCGGGGTTCACGGCTACACCTGCCACGGAGTCAGGAGCGCggggtgtgtggtggggaggtgaCGCACCGGCGCTGGGGACACACGGGTTTTCCTGGCGTGGCTCATCCACGGGACTGTCCAGGGAGGAGGCTGTCGGCCAAAGGTCCCAAACAGGCCAGAGCTCGGGCGGGGCGGCAGGGGCCCCGTGCCCGCAGCACGTGGCTGGTAAGTGGAGCCTCCGGAGTCAGCACGACGGccagcacagagcagggagagggcGACCCGGGAGCAGCCTCTGGGGAGCCCCGCACCGAAGGGCCGGGCGGGGGGAGCTGAGGGCCCGGGAGACCCGGGGACACCAGGCCTCTGGAGCCCCGGCAGCGGCTGGTCCCCTCAGTCCCTCGCCGCCTTGGCGGTGGGCTGGGGCAGCCTCCCCTCAAAGGTGGAGGATCCTTCCTGAGGCCCTCACGGTGCTGCTGAGAGCCACTGAGGGCAGGACAGCAAAGCCCCCCCCGGCCTTGAGGGGGGCCCGGAATGAACGGACGAGAAG CTCCTCTCCAAGGACTCTGCCACTGGGTTCAGGCCCCACCCGGACAATCCAGGATGGGCTCATCTCCAGCCTCAGCTTTGATTCCATCTGCAGCAACCTCTTTCCAGATAAGCTCATAGTCTCAGGTTCTGGGTGGTCGTGA